One window of Phoenix dactylifera cultivar Barhee BC4 chromosome 5, palm_55x_up_171113_PBpolish2nd_filt_p, whole genome shotgun sequence genomic DNA carries:
- the LOC103723114 gene encoding heavy metal-associated isoprenylated plant protein 5-like has product MGEKEEKGDEKPKKGDGEKKGGGGENKKEGGGAGGGDGGGKKEEGPAAVVLKVDMHCEGCAKKIKRSVKGLEGVEGVKADIPNNKLTVLGKADPWKLKERVEAKTRKKVDIISPANPAKKDAGGDAKKPAGGDAKKPDDGKPKAPAASTVVLKIRLHCEGCIQRIRKTILKIKGVEHVSIDALKDLVTVKGTMDVKSLPAILKEKLKRCVEIIQPKKDDGGGGEKKEKGGGGEKKEKGGGGGEKKEKGGGGGEEKKDGDKKDDGEKAAPPPAAPAPVAEMNKMDYYGPYGYRIEMVHAPQMFSDENPNACSIM; this is encoded by the exons ATGGGTGAG aaggaagagaaaggagacGAGAAGCCGAAAAAGGGAGATGGGgaaaagaagggaggaggaggggagaatAAGAAGGAAGGAGGCGGCGCCGGCGGCGGTGATGGAggaggaaagaaagaggaggGTCCGGCCGCCGTGGTGTTGAAGGTCGATATGCATTGCGAAGGCTGCGCCAAGAAGATCAAGCGCTCGGTCAAAGGATTAGAAG GAGTGGAAGGCGTGAAGGCGGACATCCCGAACAACAAGTTGACGGTTTTGGGAAAAGCGGATCCCTGGAAGCTCAAAGAGCGGGTGGAGGCCAAAACCCGCAAGAAGGTCGACATCATCTCCCCGGCCAACCCCGCCAAGAAGGACGCCGGCGGCGACGCCAAGAAGCCTGCCGGCGGCGACGCCAAGAAGCCCGACGACGGCAAACCCAAAGCG CCTGCGGCCTCCACCGTGGTGCTGAAGATTCGTCTACACTGCGAAGGCTGCATTCAGAGAATCCGGAAAACTATTCTCAAAATTAAAG GGGTGGAGCACGTTAGCATCGACGCGCTGAAGGATCTGGTGACCGTCAAGGGCACGATGGACGTGAAGAGCCTCCCGGCGATCCTCAAAGAGAAGCTCAAGAGGTGCGTGGAGATCATCCAGCCAAAGAAggacgacggcggcggcggggagaagaaggagaagggcggCGGAggcgagaagaaggagaagggcggcggtggaggcgagaagaaggagaagggcggCGGTGGAGGCGAGGAGAAGAAGGACGGGGATAAGAAAGACGACGGTGAGAAGGCTGCACCGCCACCGGCGGCGCCGGCGCCGGTGGCGGAGATGAATAAGATGGACTACTATGGGCCGTACGGTTACCGCATAGAAATGGTGCACGCACCGCAGATGTTCAGCGACGAGAACCCCAACGCCTGCTCCATAATGTAA